Below is a window of Micromonospora chersina DNA.
GCCTCCTCCACCGTCTTGAGTGGTGGTCTCGGCGCAACCACCGCGGCCGCGGACGTCGGCGCCGCCGCGACGACCGCCGGGTGCGGCAGGGCACCCGCCCTGTCCAGCGGCACCCACTCGATCCAGAGCAGCGGCCGGACCCGCACGTACATCCTCAGGGTCCCCGACAACTACGACAGCAACCGTCCCTACCGGGTGGTCTTCGGGTTCCACTGGCTGAACGGCACCGCCACCGACGTGGCCACCGGACAGACCGTGCAGCGGGACGTCTGGTCCTACTACGGCCTGCAGCGGCTGGCGAACGAGAGCACGATCTTCGTGGCGCCCCAGGGCCTCAACAACGGCTGGGCCAACACCAACGGTGAGGACCTCACCTTCGTCGACGACATGATCCGCCAACTCGACGCCGGCCTGTGCGTCGACACGACCCAGCGTTTCGCGGTCGGCTTCAGCTACGGCGGGGCCATGAGCTACGCGATCGCCTGCGCCCGGCCCACCGTCTTCCGAGCGGTCGCGGTCCAGTCCGGCGGGCAGCTCAGCGGATGCAGCGGCGGCACCCAGCCGGTCGCCTACCTCGGGGTGCACGGCATCCGCGACAGCGTGTTGAACATCGCCGGCGGGCGCACGCTGCGGGACCGGTTCGGCCGGAACAACGGCTGCGCCGCGCAGAACCCCGCCGAGCCGGCGCAGGGGAGCCTCACCCACCGGGTGACGACCTACTCGGGCTGCTCGGCCGGGCACCCGGTGGTGTGGGCCGCGTTCGACGAGGGGCACATCGCCGCTCCGCAGGACGGCGCCACCGGGGACAGCGGCTACCGGACCTGGGTGCCCGGCGTGGTCTGGTCGTTCTTCACCCAGTTCCAGGGCGGCACGCCGACACCGGACCCGACCACCCCGACGCCCGGCCCGACCACCCCGACGCCCGGCCCGACCACCCCGGCGCCGGGGAGCGGGGCGTGCCGGGTGACCGCCACGGTCAACGCGTGGAACAACGGCCTGACCGAGGACATCACGGTCACCAACACCGGCACCAGCACGATCAACGGATGGTCCCTGGTCTTCACCCTGCCCGGCGGCCAGAACATCGTCGGCGGCTGGAACGCCACCTACGCGCCCACCTCCGGCCAGGTGACCGCCCGCAACGTCGACTACAACGCCACCCTGGCGCCGAACGCCTCGCTGAGCATCGGTTTCCAGGCCACGCACACCGGCAACACGGCCCGGCCGAGCGGGTTCACCCTCAACGGCGCGGCCTGCACCGTGGCCTGACCGCCAGGACCTCACCCGCGCGACCCGGCGCTCCCCGCCGGGTCGCGACGGGCCCGCCCGCGCCGACGAGCCGTCGGCCGACCATCCACCGCCGGTCCCGCCCACCGGCCGGACCACGACCTGCGACGGGGTACGCCGCCGCGGGAAGGAGAACCGATGAGACATCTCGCCTCGGCCCGGCGCTGGGCCGCCGGCGCGGCGGCCGCGCTGCTGCTGGCCGGCACCCTGACCGGGCTACGTCCGCCCGCCGCGCTGGCGCTGGAGAACGGGGTGGCGCGCACCCCGCCGATGGGCTGGAACAGTTGGAACTCGTTCGGCTGCAACATCAACGAGACCCTGATCCGGCAGTCCGCCGACGCCATCGTCGCCAGCGGGATGCGCGATGCCGGCTACCAGTACGTCGTGGTCGACGACTGCTGGTTCAACCCGAACCGCGACGCGGCGGGCAACCTTCAGGGCGACCCCGGCCGGTTCCCCAGCGGCATGAAGGCGCTCGGCGACTACCTGCACGGCAAGGGCCTGAAGTTCGGCCTCTACCAGGTGCCCGTGGACCGGACCTGCGCGCAGTACTTCGGCTCGTACCCGGGCGCCACCGGCAGCCAGGGGCACGAGGCGCAGGACGCCCGGCAGTTCGCCGCCTGGGGCGTGGACTTCCTCAAGTACGACTGGTGCTCGCCGAACGGCACGATCGACCAGCAGGTGGCCACCTTCGCCAGGATGCGGGACGCCCTCGCGGCGACGGGCCGGCCCATCGTCTACAGCATCAACCCGAACAGCATCCACGCCAAGACCGGCCCGCAGCGCAACTGGGGCGACGTGGCGAACATGTGGCGGACCACCGAGGACATCACCAACGCCTGGGACACCGGCCAGACCAACGGCTACCCGATGGGCATCCAGAACATCATCAACGTCACCGTGCCCCTGGCCGGCTACGCGCGCCCCGGCGCCTTCAACGACCCGGACATGATGGAGGTCGGCCGGGGCGGCATGACCGACACGGAAATGCGCAGCCACTTCGCCATGTGGGCCGTGCTCGCGGCGCCGCTGATCGCCGGCAACGACGTCCGATCCCAGTCGGCGGCCACCTTGAGCATCCTGACCAACCGGAACCTGATCGCGATCAACCAGGACGGCCTCGGCCTCCAGGGCGCCCAGGTCTCCTTTGACGGCACCCGACGCGTGCTGGCCAAGCCGCTGGCCAACGGCGACGTGGCGGTCGCGCTGTTCAACCAGGGCAGCGCCACCACGACGATCTCGACCACCGCCGCCGCCGTCGGCAAGACCGGCACGAGCTTCACCCTGCTCGACGCCTGGACCGGCGCCACCAGCACCACCGGTGGCACCATCTCGGCAAGTGTCCCCGCGCACGGCACCGTGGTCTACCGGGTCAGCGGCGGAGGAACCACCACCCCGCCACCGGCCACCAGCGGCGCACTGGTCAGCGCGGCCTCCGGTCGCTGCCTGGACGTTCCGCAGAGCAACACCGCCAACGGCACCCAGCCGGTGATCTGGGACTGCAACGGCGGGGCCAACCAGCGCTGGAGCATCAGCGGTGACACCCTCCAGGCCCTCGGCAAGTGCCTGGACGCCCCGCTGAACGCCACCGCGGGCGCCAAGGCGCAGATCTGGGACTGCAACGGCGGCGCCAACCAGCGCTGGAGCCGGAACACCGACGGCACCGTCCGGTCCCAGCAGTCCGGCCTCTGCCTCGACGTCAACGGCGCGGCCACGGGCAACGGCACCACTGTCATCCTCTGGACCTGCACCGCCGCGGCGAACCAGCGGTGGACCGTCCGGTAGGGACCTGCCCGGCCCGGCCCGGTGCGGCCGGGCCGGGCCGGTGTCCGACGGCCGTTCAGGCCGGGGGCGACGCGCTGCGGAAGGTGCGGCGGTAGACGTCCGGGGGGACGCCGAGGGTGCGGTGGAAGTGCCGGCGCAGCGTCGCGGCGGTGCCCATGCCCGCCAGGTGCGCGATGGTGTCGATGCTGTCGTCGGTGTTCTCCAGCAACTCCTGGGCCCGGCGGACGCGCTGCGTCGACAGCCACTGGAGCGGAGTCGTGCCGGTCACCGACCTGAAGTGGCGGGCCAGGTGGCGGGAACTCATCTTCGCCCGGCGGGCCAGGTCCTCCACGGTCAGCGGACGGTCCAGCCGCTCCATGACCCAGGGAACCAGGTCGCCGAGGGGATTGTCGTCGCGGGCGGGCACCGGGGTGGTGACGAACTGGGCCTGGCCGCCGGCGCGGTGCGGCGGCACGACGAGGCGGCGGGCGACGGCGTTGGCGACCGTCGCGCCGTGGTCGCGGCGGATGAGGTGCAGGCACAGGTCGATCGCGGCGGCCTTGCCGGCCGAGGCGAGCACGGTGCCGTTGTCGACGTAGAGGACGTCCGGGTCGACCCGTACCCGGGGATAGCGGGCGGCCAGCGCCTCGGTGTGGGCCCAGTGCGTGGTGGCGCGCAGCCCGTCCAGCACCCCGGCGGCGGCCAGCACGAAGGCGCCCGTGCACAGTGAGACCATCCGGGCGCCCGCCTCGTGGGCCGCGCGGACGGCGTCGACCAGGCCGGCCGGCAGTTCCGCGTCGACGTCCTCCACGGCGGGGACGATCACGGTGTCGGCGCGGGCGAGCCGGTCCAGCCCGTCGTCGGGTTCCATCCAGAATCTGCCGATCCGGACCGGGCCCGGGCCGCAGACCACGAGGTCGTACCAGGGGTCCGCCAGGCCGGAGGGGTCGCGGACGAAGACCTCGCAGGCCATGGCGAGCTCGAAGTGCAGCATCGAGTCGGTGGCGGCGAGCGCGAGGGTGGCCATGTCCGAAACTGTACGGGGCATGGCGTTCCAGACACTGTCGGGAGGCGGCCGCCGCTGAGAGGCTCTTCCCAGTCGATCTTTCGAGGGAGGAACCGCGGATGGATACGGGTCAGACCGTGGCGGTGTTCGGCGCGTACGGGCACACCGGGCGCTTCGTGGTGACGGAGCTGCGCGAGCGCGGGTTCGTCCCGCTTCTCGTCGGTCGCGACGCGGGCCGGCTCCAGGCGCTGGCGGCGTCGCATCCGGGGCTCGTACACCGGGTGGCGTCGGTCGACGACCCGGCCTCGCTGGACCGGGCCCTTCGGGGCGCTGCCGCGGTCGTCAACTGCGCCGGCCCGTTCGCCTCGACCGCGGGCCCGGTGATCGAGGCCGCGTTGCGGGCGCGGATCCCGTACGTGGACGTGGCCGCCGAGATCGAGGCCAACCTCGACACGTTCGCGCACTACGCGGACCGCGCCCGGGCTGCGGGTGTCGCGGTGGTCCCGGCGATGGCCTTCTTCGGCGGGCTCGGCGACCTGCTGGTGACGACGGCGATGGGCGAGTGGACGGCGGCCGACGAGGCGCACGTCGCGTACGGGCTGAGCAGTTGGCACCCCACGGCCGGGACCCTCGCCTCCGGCACGGTCTCCCGGGACCGGCGCGCCGGCCGGCGGGTCCGCTACACCGGTGGCCGCCTCGAGTACCACGCCGACGAGAGCGAGCTGCCGACCCTGGACTGGGAGTTCCCCGCGCCGATGGGTCGCCGGCCCGTCCTCGGCGGGTTCACGATGGCCGACGTCGTGACCGTGCCCAGCCACCTGTCCATTCCCGAGGTGCGCACCTACATGACCACGGACGCGGCCCGGGACCTGGCCGGTCCGGACACCCCCGCGCCGGCCGCTGTC
It encodes the following:
- a CDS encoding cellulose binding domain-containing protein; amino-acid sequence: MPRPRSFLGAIAVAALAIATASSTVLSGGLGATTAAADVGAAATTAGCGRAPALSSGTHSIQSSGRTRTYILRVPDNYDSNRPYRVVFGFHWLNGTATDVATGQTVQRDVWSYYGLQRLANESTIFVAPQGLNNGWANTNGEDLTFVDDMIRQLDAGLCVDTTQRFAVGFSYGGAMSYAIACARPTVFRAVAVQSGGQLSGCSGGTQPVAYLGVHGIRDSVLNIAGGRTLRDRFGRNNGCAAQNPAEPAQGSLTHRVTTYSGCSAGHPVVWAAFDEGHIAAPQDGATGDSGYRTWVPGVVWSFFTQFQGGTPTPDPTTPTPGPTTPTPGPTTPAPGSGACRVTATVNAWNNGLTEDITVTNTGTSTINGWSLVFTLPGGQNIVGGWNATYAPTSGQVTARNVDYNATLAPNASLSIGFQATHTGNTARPSGFTLNGAACTVA
- a CDS encoding glycoside hydrolase family 27 protein translates to MRHLASARRWAAGAAAALLLAGTLTGLRPPAALALENGVARTPPMGWNSWNSFGCNINETLIRQSADAIVASGMRDAGYQYVVVDDCWFNPNRDAAGNLQGDPGRFPSGMKALGDYLHGKGLKFGLYQVPVDRTCAQYFGSYPGATGSQGHEAQDARQFAAWGVDFLKYDWCSPNGTIDQQVATFARMRDALAATGRPIVYSINPNSIHAKTGPQRNWGDVANMWRTTEDITNAWDTGQTNGYPMGIQNIINVTVPLAGYARPGAFNDPDMMEVGRGGMTDTEMRSHFAMWAVLAAPLIAGNDVRSQSAATLSILTNRNLIAINQDGLGLQGAQVSFDGTRRVLAKPLANGDVAVALFNQGSATTTISTTAAAVGKTGTSFTLLDAWTGATSTTGGTISASVPAHGTVVYRVSGGGTTTPPPATSGALVSAASGRCLDVPQSNTANGTQPVIWDCNGGANQRWSISGDTLQALGKCLDAPLNATAGAKAQIWDCNGGANQRWSRNTDGTVRSQQSGLCLDVNGAATGNGTTVILWTCTAAANQRWTVR
- a CDS encoding helix-turn-helix domain-containing protein: MATLALAATDSMLHFELAMACEVFVRDPSGLADPWYDLVVCGPGPVRIGRFWMEPDDGLDRLARADTVIVPAVEDVDAELPAGLVDAVRAAHEAGARMVSLCTGAFVLAAAGVLDGLRATTHWAHTEALAARYPRVRVDPDVLYVDNGTVLASAGKAAAIDLCLHLIRRDHGATVANAVARRLVVPPHRAGGQAQFVTTPVPARDDNPLGDLVPWVMERLDRPLTVEDLARRAKMSSRHLARHFRSVTGTTPLQWLSTQRVRRAQELLENTDDSIDTIAHLAGMGTAATLRRHFHRTLGVPPDVYRRTFRSASPPA
- a CDS encoding saccharopine dehydrogenase family protein, which encodes MDTGQTVAVFGAYGHTGRFVVTELRERGFVPLLVGRDAGRLQALAASHPGLVHRVASVDDPASLDRALRGAAAVVNCAGPFASTAGPVIEAALRARIPYVDVAAEIEANLDTFAHYADRARAAGVAVVPAMAFFGGLGDLLVTTAMGEWTAADEAHVAYGLSSWHPTAGTLASGTVSRDRRAGRRVRYTGGRLEYHADESELPTLDWEFPAPMGRRPVLGGFTMADVVTVPSHLSIPEVRTYMTTDAARDLAGPDTPAPAAVDELGRSAQTFTVDVVVRAGDTRRRVVAHGRDIYAVSAPLAVEAVRRILAGRIRTSGVASAGRIFDAPDFLRALSAYLSVEPCPESHAPQVA